In Streptomyces sclerotialus, the DNA window CGTAGTGGTGGACGTCGAGGATGCGGGCTCGGGTTTGCGCTTCTTCGCGCGTCAATGCGGGCATGCCGTCATGCTGCCGCAGGTCGGCGGCTTCGCGCAGCCATGCCCGGCAGCCTGTGGATAACTCGCCGGGAGTTGACCGGACCGGCCGCTGAGTGCGCTGCGGGCGGGGCGTGCGGTCCCGCGCCGAGGCTTTTCTGCCGTCGGTCCGCCGTGGCTTCTCAGTACTAAGATTTCGGATGGATCACGGCCGGGAGCCCGGCCCGAGGGGCGAGCCCGGGGAGGGTGCCGAGATGGCGAGGAAGACGGCGGCGCAGGACGCGGTTGCCGGCATCATCGAGGACTGGCGGCGGGAGCGTCCGGAGCTGGACACCTCTCCGCTGGAGGTGCTGGCGCGGCTGCACCGTACGTTCCTGCGGTACAGCGCGAAGCTGACGGCTTCGGTGGAGTCGCACGGTCTGTCGGTGGCCGGTTTCGACGTGCTCACGGCGCTGCGCAGGGCGGGGAAGCCGTACCGGCGCACGGCGGGTCAGCTGGCCGATTCGGGGCTGATCTCGTCGGCGGGCGTGACGTTGCGGATCGACCGGCTGGAGAAGGACGGGCTGATCGTCCGGGAGCGGGACCCGGAGGACCGGCGGGTGGTGCGGTCGCGGCTGACGGAAGAGGGACTGGCCAGGATCGACGCGTTGTTCGCCGAGCACCTGGAGAACGAGCGGCGGATGCTGTCCGGCCTCTCCCCCGCCGAGTGCCGTCAGCTGGCGCGGCTGCTGTCGAAGCTGGAGCGGTCCATCACGGAGTCGGGTGCGGCGGAGCCGGAGTCGTCCTCCGAGGCGTGACCGGATCGTCGGTGGTGAGCGGGCCCGGCCGGAGCAGGAGCCACGCTCCGCAGAGCAGTGTGACGGCCTGAGCGCCGATCAGCAGCGCGTACCCGGGGCCGAAGCTGTGGCCGCCGCCGAGGGCGATGGCGGCTCCCATGGCGGTGGGCATGAAGGCGGAGACGAGGTTGCCGACGCCGTTGACCACTCCGTAGGCGCTGCCGACCGTGCCGGCCGGTGCATGGCGCTGCACGAGGGTGGGGATGGCCGGGCCTTGCAGGCCCCAGAAGCCGCCTGCCAGGACGAGTCCGGTGGCGGCGAGCCAGGCGGCGTCCGCGGTGATGACGAGCAGGACGCAGCTTCCGGTGCCGAGCGCGCCGGCGACGAACAGCAGGGGCAGTCTGCGGGCGGACAGCTTGTCGATGAGGTGGCCGCCGAGGAAGCCGGAGGCCAGGCTCGTCAGGAAGGGCAGCGCGGAGACGGCGCCCATCTGTCCGAGGGAGAAATGGCGTTCCTGGAGGAGGTACGCCGGCAGCCAGGAGCTGCTTCCCCACAGGTAGGCGAGGGTGGCGATCTCGATGAGGAGGATGCAGCCGAGGCGCGGGGTACGCAGGGCTTCCCGGAGGGTGGCCGCGACGCCGCGGCGCGCTCCGGTAGGAGCGTGCGCCTGCCCGGTCCGTCCCTCCCCCGCGCGATGCCGTCCCCGTATGAACAGCGCGATGAGCGGGAGCCCGACCGCCGCATTGAGCAGTGCCAGCAGCACGAAGGACGTGTGCCAGTCGTAGCGGTGGACGAGGTAGGTGATCAGCGGCAGTCCCACGGCGGTGCCCAGGGAGACGCCCATGGAGCTGACCGCGTTGGGCCGGCCCACCTCGTGGGGCGCGAAGTGCTCCTTGACGTACATCGTCTTGAGCGAGAACAGCGGCCCTTCGGACGCGCCCAGGAGGAAGCGTACGGCGACGAACATGAGGGCGCCGAGCGCGTACGGGGAGAGCAGGGTGAGCACGGCCCACAGGCCGACGCTCACCAGGAGGCCGCGCCGTGCCCCGAGGGCGGCTTCGTACAGCGGCGTGAGGAAGAAGGCGGCGAGTCCGTACCCGATGAGGAAGACGGTCATCAGGGCGCCCTGGAGGACGCGGTCGCCGGTCATGCCGAAGTGGTCGGTGAAGGCCCGGTCGGTGATCAGTACGGAGACGTTGACCCGGTCGATGTAGGAGATCAGGACGACGGCGAGGAGGCTGAGGACGCCTGCCCACCGCCGCGGGGAGACCGGGGCGGTGGGCGGTGCGGCGGGCGGCGTCACTGCGTCAGACGCCGGCGGGGGCGGTCGCGGCGGCCGGCTCCGGGGAGGCGAGCGCGGCGGCCTGCTGCTCGGCCGCGGCCCGGTAGAGGCGGCGCAGCCGTACGACACCGAGGTCGTGCTGGTAGAGGTTCTCGGCCTGGTCCGCGTCGTGCGGCATGGCCTCCAGCATGACGCGGTCCTGTTCGAGGACTTCCCAGTGCCGCTTCTCGATGAGGGTGCGGTACAGGAAGCGCCAGGTGTCGCGCTGCCATCCTTCGACGTTGCGGTAGCGCCAGAAGAAGACGCCGCTGCGGTGCGCGTCCACGGGGCAGATCATGCCGACGATCCCGAAGGGGCCGCCGGGGCCCGCGGACGGCGGGTACGGGATGGACAGGTCGACCCAGTCGACTCCGGTGCGGCACAGCTCCACCCAGTCGAAGTTGACGCCGCGCTGGTCGGTCTTCTCGAAGAAGTAACCGCGGTCGGTCTCCCGGATGCGGAACTTCGCGGTGGTGTCACCGTCGAACATCGTGTGCGACTCGTGGTGCAGGAACTGTCCGTGCATCGGGTCGAGGAGGTTCTCCATGCCGAACCGCCAGGGCACGTTCCACTCCGCGTAGCAGAGGATGGCCTCGGTGCCGGGGTCGGTGAGCGGTTCGGGGAGGGTGAGTTCGCACGGCTCCGGGTGCTGCTCGTCGCCGAAGTAGGCGAGGATCGCGCCGCCGATCTCGCGTACGGGGAGGCTGGTGACGAGCTTCTTGCCCTCCAGGTTGCAGCCGGGCAGGCCGGGCACGGAGGAGACGGTGCCGTCGCCCTCGACCTCCACGCCGTGGTACCAGCAGGCCACGCGGTCCCCGAGGTGCTTGCCGAGGGAGAGCCGGGCGCCCCGGTGGGGGCAGCGGTCGGCGAGCATGTGGAGGGTGCTGTCGCCGCGGCGGAAGAGGAGCCAGTCCTCGCCCAGGGCGGTGACCTTGCGCATGCCTCCGGGGGCGACGAAGTGGGAGGGCACCACGGGGTGCCACTGGTTGCGCAGCCCGGTGGCGTAGATGTGGTCCGCGGTGGCGGTGTGTCCGGTGGTG includes these proteins:
- a CDS encoding MarR family winged helix-turn-helix transcriptional regulator, translating into MARKTAAQDAVAGIIEDWRRERPELDTSPLEVLARLHRTFLRYSAKLTASVESHGLSVAGFDVLTALRRAGKPYRRTAGQLADSGLISSAGVTLRIDRLEKDGLIVRERDPEDRRVVRSRLTEEGLARIDALFAEHLENERRMLSGLSPAECRQLARLLSKLERSITESGAAEPESSSEA
- a CDS encoding MFS transporter, whose product is MTPPAAPPTAPVSPRRWAGVLSLLAVVLISYIDRVNVSVLITDRAFTDHFGMTGDRVLQGALMTVFLIGYGLAAFFLTPLYEAALGARRGLLVSVGLWAVLTLLSPYALGALMFVAVRFLLGASEGPLFSLKTMYVKEHFAPHEVGRPNAVSSMGVSLGTAVGLPLITYLVHRYDWHTSFVLLALLNAAVGLPLIALFIRGRHRAGEGRTGQAHAPTGARRGVAATLREALRTPRLGCILLIEIATLAYLWGSSSWLPAYLLQERHFSLGQMGAVSALPFLTSLASGFLGGHLIDKLSARRLPLLFVAGALGTGSCVLLVITADAAWLAATGLVLAGGFWGLQGPAIPTLVQRHAPAGTVGSAYGVVNGVGNLVSAFMPTAMGAAIALGGGHSFGPGYALLIGAQAVTLLCGAWLLLRPGPLTTDDPVTPRRTTPAPPHPTP
- a CDS encoding Rieske 2Fe-2S domain-containing protein translates to MTLTHPTTGHTATADHIYATGLRNQWHPVVPSHFVAPGGMRKVTALGEDWLLFRRGDSTLHMLADRCPHRGARLSLGKHLGDRVACWYHGVEVEGDGTVSSVPGLPGCNLEGKKLVTSLPVREIGGAILAYFGDEQHPEPCELTLPEPLTDPGTEAILCYAEWNVPWRFGMENLLDPMHGQFLHHESHTMFDGDTTAKFRIRETDRGYFFEKTDQRGVNFDWVELCRTGVDWVDLSIPYPPSAGPGGPFGIVGMICPVDAHRSGVFFWRYRNVEGWQRDTWRFLYRTLIEKRHWEVLEQDRVMLEAMPHDADQAENLYQHDLGVVRLRRLYRAAAEQQAAALASPEPAAATAPAGV